A stretch of the Polluticoccus soli genome encodes the following:
- a CDS encoding nitrous oxide reductase accessory protein NosL, whose translation MKLNLSILMFVILAAFSSCSRGYEPIDYGKEACAHCKMTIVDDRFAAELVDAKGRVFKFDDVACMKQFISEQNKQGDNLLYVEDFLKKDAGVIDAGSAVYLRHEFFASPMNGNYAAFKTIADAQRLKDSLGINTMKWEELK comes from the coding sequence ATGAAATTGAACTTATCGATCCTGATGTTTGTGATCCTGGCTGCATTTTCATCTTGCAGCAGGGGATACGAACCTATTGACTATGGTAAAGAAGCGTGTGCACACTGCAAGATGACCATTGTGGATGATCGGTTTGCGGCTGAATTGGTTGATGCTAAGGGACGCGTGTTTAAGTTTGATGACGTTGCCTGCATGAAGCAATTCATATCAGAACAGAACAAACAAGGTGACAATCTCTTGTACGTAGAGGATTTTTTGAAGAAGGACGCTGGGGTTATAGATGCTGGTAGTGCAGTGTACTTGCGGCATGAATTCTTTGCAAGCCCGATGAACGGGAACTATGCAGCTTTTAAAACAATAGCTGATGCGCAGAGGCTGAAGGATAGCCTCGGAATTAATACAATGAAATGGGAAGAGTTGAAGTAG
- the nosD gene encoding nitrous oxide reductase family maturation protein NosD has product MGRVEVARRWIACIVFILLPGLTYAKSVRVTPATSMQETLDRAADGDTVYVSSGSYNQNNIIVRKSIAIIGDGYPVFDGGKKNEVFIVVANNVLIKGLQVQNTGRSSMTDMAGIKLQNVSHVTVSSCRIYNTTYGVYLQNSTHCQVVGNTIKASSKQELQSGNGVHAWKSSNLLISHNVLTGHRDGIYFEFVTQSLITNNRSFGNIRYGLHFMFSHNDVYSYNTFENNGAGVAVMYTKGVTMYKNTFYLNWGDASYAILLKDISDSRIEYNKFTKNTVGIFMEGSSRIHVAYNTFSDNGWAMRIQASCDGNTFEKNNFFGNSFDVATNGTMMLNTFRGNYWDKYGGYDLDKDGNGDIPYYPVSVYSVITERIPTAMILYRSFLTNIMDEVEKVMPSIIPDQLRDDAPRLKRWKL; this is encoded by the coding sequence ATGGGAAGAGTTGAAGTAGCACGACGATGGATCGCATGCATCGTATTTATTTTATTACCCGGATTAACGTACGCCAAATCTGTAAGAGTTACTCCTGCGACTAGTATGCAAGAGACGTTGGATCGTGCTGCCGACGGCGATACGGTATATGTCAGTAGTGGCAGTTATAATCAGAACAACATTATTGTCAGGAAATCGATTGCCATAATTGGTGATGGATATCCTGTTTTTGATGGTGGAAAGAAGAATGAGGTATTTATCGTAGTAGCGAACAATGTCCTCATCAAAGGCTTACAGGTACAAAATACCGGCAGGAGCAGCATGACGGACATGGCAGGAATAAAGCTCCAGAATGTTTCACACGTTACCGTCAGTAGTTGCCGCATATACAATACTACCTATGGGGTTTATCTGCAAAACAGTACTCATTGCCAGGTCGTAGGTAATACTATTAAAGCAAGTTCAAAACAGGAACTACAATCCGGCAACGGTGTTCATGCCTGGAAGAGTAGCAATTTACTTATTAGTCATAACGTATTGACTGGTCACCGTGATGGTATTTATTTCGAGTTTGTGACCCAATCGTTGATCACTAACAACCGATCATTCGGTAATATCAGGTACGGTCTACATTTCATGTTTTCCCACAATGACGTTTATAGCTACAATACTTTCGAAAATAACGGGGCGGGAGTTGCGGTGATGTATACAAAAGGTGTCACAATGTATAAAAACACCTTTTACCTTAACTGGGGTGATGCCTCCTATGCTATACTGCTGAAGGATATTTCTGATAGCAGGATCGAGTATAATAAATTCACGAAGAACACGGTAGGTATTTTTATGGAAGGTAGTAGTCGCATTCATGTGGCCTATAATACCTTTAGCGATAATGGGTGGGCCATGCGTATACAAGCAAGCTGTGACGGTAACACCTTCGAGAAAAATAATTTCTTTGGTAATTCTTTCGATGTAGCTACCAATGGTACAATGATGCTGAATACATTCAGGGGTAACTATTGGGATAAATACGGCGGCTACGACCTTGATAAAGATGGTAATGGAGATATCCCATATTACCCCGTCAGTGTTTATTCTGTGATCACAGAACGGATACCAACAGCTATGATACTGTACAGGAGTTTTCTTACTAATATTATGGATGAAGTTGAAAAGGTTATGCCCAGTATCATTCCTGATCAATTGCGGGATGATGCACCAAGACTAAAAAGGTGGAAATTATGA
- a CDS encoding ABC transporter ATP-binding protein, producing the protein MIEIKGLTKSFGKFKALDNINLDLLKGQAISLLGPNGSGKTTLIKSILGLVIPEKGSISINGHVVKTDWSYRSQIGYMPQIGRYPDNMTIEQVINMIKEIRADRKIYDEELISGFGLDKVMHKTMRNLSGGTRQKVSACLAFLFSPNIYILDEPTAGLDPVSSELLKEKITSERNAGKLILITSHVLSDLEGIASHIIYLQDGTLMFYKSVEELQLSTGEEKLNRVVAHVMKTQLPSLKKTL; encoded by the coding sequence ATGATCGAAATAAAAGGGCTGACAAAATCGTTTGGCAAATTCAAGGCGCTGGATAATATTAATCTGGACCTGCTCAAGGGCCAAGCAATATCATTGTTGGGACCCAATGGATCCGGAAAAACAACGCTGATCAAATCTATCCTGGGGCTTGTTATACCTGAAAAAGGATCTATCAGCATAAACGGACACGTTGTTAAAACGGATTGGTCCTATCGTTCGCAAATAGGGTACATGCCGCAAATAGGTCGTTACCCTGATAATATGACGATCGAACAGGTGATCAATATGATCAAGGAGATACGTGCCGACCGCAAAATCTATGATGAGGAACTGATATCAGGTTTTGGGCTGGATAAGGTAATGCATAAAACCATGCGCAATCTTTCGGGCGGTACGCGGCAGAAGGTAAGCGCCTGCCTTGCATTCCTGTTTTCTCCCAATATTTACATTCTTGATGAACCTACTGCAGGTTTAGATCCAGTTTCTAGTGAGCTGCTTAAAGAAAAGATTACCAGCGAGCGCAACGCCGGTAAGCTCATTCTTATCACATCCCATGTTTTAAGCGACCTGGAAGGCATTGCCAGCCACATTATTTACTTGCAAGATGGTACGCTCATGTTCTATAAGAGTGTAGAAGAGCTGCAGTTAAGCACTGGTGAAGAGAAATTAAACAGGGTAGTAGCCCACGTTATGAAGACGCAATTGCCATCATTAAAAAAGACATTATGA
- a CDS encoding ABC transporter permease: MKIIIKYVLLDLLRNRIVIVYTILLAILSISVLGLDANPAKGLLSLLNVSLLFVPIITILFATIYFFNSIEFTELLLSQPIKRKSVLLAEYIGVATSLAGAYAVGVGLPLLFLVSGTESLILVLTGILLTLIFTSLALLIFVKWRDKTKGIGVAIGTSLFFTLLFDGLLIAFIYSFGDYPIDKAVIGVIAFNPIDLARVLMLLQLDVAVLMGYSGALFKKFLGSATGSIFSFACMAFWVIWPLLLSVKVFKKKDL, translated from the coding sequence ATGAAGATCATCATAAAATATGTGTTGCTCGACCTGTTGCGGAATAGGATAGTGATCGTATATACGATTTTGCTTGCGATACTGTCGATTAGTGTATTAGGGTTGGATGCAAATCCAGCGAAAGGATTATTGAGCCTCTTGAATGTTTCTTTGCTTTTTGTACCGATCATCACGATACTTTTTGCCACTATTTACTTTTTTAACTCGATAGAGTTTACTGAGCTCTTGCTTTCACAGCCGATAAAAAGAAAAAGCGTGTTGCTGGCGGAATATATCGGTGTGGCAACCTCTTTGGCAGGGGCTTATGCGGTAGGTGTCGGACTGCCACTGTTGTTCCTGGTGTCGGGCACCGAGTCTTTAATTCTTGTATTGACCGGGATACTGCTCACCCTTATTTTTACTTCGCTGGCTCTACTGATCTTTGTAAAATGGCGCGATAAGACCAAGGGTATTGGTGTAGCAATCGGCACCTCATTGTTTTTTACGCTTCTATTCGATGGCTTATTGATAGCCTTCATTTATTCATTTGGCGATTACCCTATAGATAAGGCTGTTATCGGTGTCATCGCCTTTAATCCCATTGATCTGGCCCGGGTATTGATGCTTTTGCAGCTAGATGTGGCAGTATTGATGGGATATTCGGGGGCGCTGTTTAAGAAGTTTCTGGGCTCGGCTACGGGCAGTATATTTTCTTTTGCCTGTATGGCTTTTTGGGTGATATGGCCACTGCTTTTATCCGTTAAGGTCTTTAAGAAGAAAGACCTGTAG
- a CDS encoding metal-sulfur cluster assembly factor, with the protein MELDITDSDYRTKAIVLEALHQVSDPELGINIVDLGLVYGIDINEAEKTITVNMTLSTPSCPLGNFITNHVAVAVESSLPDYDATAKLVWEPKWNADRISAQGKAELGW; encoded by the coding sequence ATGGAACTAGACATAACAGATAGCGACTACCGTACTAAAGCAATTGTACTGGAAGCCTTGCACCAGGTATCAGACCCCGAGCTTGGTATAAACATCGTAGACCTGGGCCTGGTTTACGGTATAGATATAAATGAAGCGGAAAAGACAATAACTGTGAACATGACGCTATCAACACCATCGTGTCCGCTCGGCAATTTTATAACCAATCACGTGGCGGTAGCTGTAGAATCAAGTCTTCCAGACTACGATGCAACTGCCAAACTGGTATGGGAACCCAAGTGGAATGCGGATCGGATATCTGCACAAGGGAAAGCAGAGCTTGGATGGTAA
- a CDS encoding DUF2249 domain-containing protein — MVIDANTKIAALIKANPAAIDAIASINAHFKKLQNPVLRKIFASRVTIADAAKIGKCDIETFFTKLRPLGFAIGESKPINKDRAPIDTTADISYDMLLDVREDISSGNDPFRKIMQAIAELPKGKVLLLINSFEPRPLIGILKDRGYTSEVVEVGTDEVHTYLKKTTNEAISTDDRLTEESQFDEIKDRFNSRLQYIDVRQLPMPQPMVTILKALDSLESNTALYVYHKKVPLFLLPELKERSYQNVIKHTNEGVELIIYRQDNAA; from the coding sequence ATGGTCATCGACGCAAATACAAAGATCGCAGCGTTAATCAAGGCCAATCCAGCCGCAATTGACGCAATTGCCAGCATCAATGCACATTTCAAAAAGCTACAAAACCCAGTACTAAGGAAAATATTTGCATCGCGAGTAACAATAGCGGATGCAGCCAAAATTGGAAAGTGCGATATCGAAACGTTCTTTACGAAACTTAGGCCGCTGGGCTTTGCAATCGGTGAAAGTAAACCTATCAACAAAGACCGCGCCCCTATAGACACGACCGCGGATATTAGCTACGATATGCTGTTAGATGTAAGAGAGGATATTAGCAGTGGGAACGACCCGTTTAGAAAAATAATGCAGGCAATAGCGGAGCTACCAAAGGGCAAAGTATTGCTTCTGATCAACTCGTTCGAACCACGGCCCCTTATTGGCATACTAAAAGATCGGGGATACACATCCGAAGTCGTTGAAGTAGGAACTGATGAGGTTCACACATACCTTAAAAAGACAACTAACGAAGCGATTAGCACAGACGATCGCTTGACTGAAGAATCGCAGTTTGACGAAATAAAAGACAGGTTTAATAGTAGGTTACAATACATAGATGTGAGGCAGCTTCCTATGCCCCAACCCATGGTCACTATATTAAAGGCACTTGACTCGTTGGAGAGCAACACGGCATTATATGTCTACCATAAAAAGGTACCGCTATTTCTGCTGCCTGAATTGAAAGAAAGAAGTTATCAAAACGTCATAAAGCACACAAATGAAGGCGTGGAACTGATAATATACCGGCAAGATAACGCTGCATGA
- the ric gene encoding iron-sulfur cluster repair di-iron protein: MNNVFIDVTVLEPRMKHPTIFDAFDNVAEGYSVVIHNDHDPKPLYYQLLGERGNCFSWTYLSNGPEIWEVEIKKNEKNVETIGEIASKDMRKAALLKKLGIDFCCGGKRSLEEACLEKGLDVHRVKDELQNAERVTPAGPQMDFNSWTLSFLADYIINVHHTYVKENTRLLADLSEKVAGHHGAGNPMLITLRDKTHELLRELTTHLKKEEQILFPYIKQLETPGFRKDQQQGFATVKDPIWMMESDHDLAGNLSKEIRQLTNDYTRPANSCNSVGLLFHKLEEFENDLIQHIHLENNILFPKAIELENKL; this comes from the coding sequence ATGAACAACGTTTTCATCGATGTTACGGTACTGGAACCAAGAATGAAACACCCTACCATTTTCGACGCATTCGACAACGTGGCCGAAGGGTACTCTGTAGTGATTCACAATGACCACGATCCCAAACCGCTCTACTATCAATTACTCGGCGAACGCGGGAACTGTTTTTCATGGACTTACCTGAGCAATGGCCCTGAAATATGGGAAGTAGAAATAAAGAAGAATGAAAAAAACGTGGAAACGATAGGAGAGATTGCCAGTAAAGACATGCGCAAAGCGGCGTTGCTGAAAAAGCTGGGAATAGATTTCTGTTGTGGCGGCAAACGTTCGCTTGAAGAAGCCTGCCTAGAAAAAGGACTGGATGTACATAGAGTGAAAGATGAGCTGCAAAATGCCGAACGTGTGACTCCTGCAGGACCACAGATGGACTTTAACTCATGGACACTGTCTTTCCTCGCTGACTACATCATTAACGTTCATCATACTTATGTAAAGGAGAATACCCGATTATTGGCAGATCTGTCAGAGAAAGTTGCAGGGCACCATGGCGCCGGCAATCCGATGTTGATCACACTACGCGACAAAACGCATGAACTGCTGAGAGAGCTGACAACACATTTGAAGAAAGAGGAACAAATATTATTCCCATACATCAAACAGCTGGAAACGCCAGGATTTAGAAAGGACCAGCAACAGGGGTTTGCAACTGTCAAAGATCCTATCTGGATGATGGAAAGCGATCACGACCTCGCCGGTAATCTATCGAAAGAGATACGCCAGCTTACCAATGATTATACAAGGCCAGCAAATTCCTGCAATAGTGTTGGACTGTTATTCCACAAACTGGAAGAATTTGAAAATGATCTTATCCAACACATACACCTGGAAAATAACATTCTCTTCCCGAAAGCTATTGAATTAGAAAACAAACTCTAG
- a CDS encoding RrF2 family transcriptional regulator, whose translation MFSKACEYAIRAVVYIAAETDETRKVGILEICDHIEAPQHFTAKILQTLSRKHIVNSQKGVNGGFFLDKQQKKKSLKDIVEAVDGDQVFVGCGLGLKQCSETKPCPIHNQFKDIRNRLTKMMENTTVETLANRLLNGESVLINKK comes from the coding sequence ATGTTTTCAAAAGCATGCGAATACGCGATTAGAGCAGTTGTCTACATAGCCGCTGAAACTGACGAAACCAGGAAAGTTGGTATACTTGAGATATGCGACCACATTGAAGCACCACAACATTTCACAGCAAAAATTTTGCAAACGTTAAGCCGCAAACACATCGTTAATTCACAGAAGGGAGTTAACGGCGGCTTCTTTCTAGATAAGCAACAAAAAAAGAAGTCACTGAAAGATATAGTAGAGGCAGTAGACGGCGACCAGGTATTTGTAGGGTGTGGACTTGGATTGAAGCAATGTTCAGAAACGAAGCCCTGCCCTATTCACAATCAGTTCAAAGACATCAGGAATCGACTAACTAAAATGATGGAGAATACGACGGTAGAAACATTAGCGAATCGACTGCTGAATGGAGAGAGTGTCTTGATCAATAAGAAATAA
- a CDS encoding hemerythrin domain-containing protein, with product MAQQVKPIKRSKELVPLSKDHHDGLLLCWKIRQGLKNKVDTERIVAYVLCFYENDLATHFEQEEELVFSLLAADDPMKLEAIKQHRTLNGIYKSLKHQAGNTEEKLLLNQFEQELNGHIRFEERELFPYIEKMSDPDQFRIAGKQIADLHQGHECLVWKDEFWATKI from the coding sequence ATGGCACAGCAAGTAAAGCCTATAAAACGATCGAAAGAACTAGTACCGTTGTCGAAAGATCATCATGACGGTTTGCTGTTGTGTTGGAAAATAAGGCAGGGGCTTAAAAACAAGGTCGATACTGAAAGAATAGTGGCCTATGTGTTATGCTTCTACGAAAATGATCTCGCCACACACTTTGAGCAGGAAGAGGAACTCGTATTTAGCTTACTAGCCGCCGATGACCCAATGAAGCTCGAGGCGATAAAACAGCACAGAACTCTGAACGGCATCTACAAATCTTTAAAACATCAAGCCGGTAATACCGAGGAAAAGCTCCTCCTTAATCAATTTGAGCAGGAACTGAATGGTCATATCCGTTTCGAAGAGCGCGAACTTTTTCCATATATAGAAAAAATGAGTGACCCTGATCAGTTCAGAATAGCAGGCAAACAAATTGCAGACCTACACCAGGGGCACGAGTGTTTAGTGTGGAAAGATGAATTTTGGGCAACGAAAATTTGA
- a CDS encoding cbb3-type cytochrome c oxidase subunit I produces the protein MSKSLRLYFTFSLSMLLLALFFGAVAAFAFLYPEFFNKYSPFYQLRPMHVSAALFWIISGATAGILFYKQAAFGTIDRKPVVEKSFIYLWMSAVVAIFVFYGFKKFGGREYWEFPPLLGLPILASWLCLMYSYYTSWTKGKKNPPLYVWMWSTGILFFLITFAEQNLYQLSWFRQSFLREITVQWKSNGSMVGAWNQMIYGTSLYIMVKMSGSEQIARGRKTFFFYFLGLANLMFNWGHHIYNVPAASWIRHVSYAISMTEWLILISIIQGFKAKLSEQRKYRHLLSYRFLIASEYWIFLNLLLALFMSIPAVNRYTHGTHITVAHAMGATIGINTMILLASFGYIIKIDRLKTVNKKYIRIGFTVTQVSLLVFWLSLIAAGVTKGYRDVVLHISPFQELMNPVNTVLHVFAIAGIVLFAGMTVIIFNYFKALALMRPNQEKTFSKSNGLIGVNPISYDPSQVENVKHFVRPLQ, from the coding sequence ATGAGCAAAAGCCTGCGATTATACTTCACTTTCTCTTTATCAATGCTCCTTTTAGCTTTGTTTTTCGGGGCGGTCGCGGCTTTTGCTTTCCTTTATCCTGAGTTTTTCAATAAGTACAGCCCATTTTACCAGTTAAGGCCTATGCATGTTTCGGCTGCACTTTTCTGGATCATCAGTGGTGCAACTGCTGGAATACTATTCTATAAACAGGCAGCATTCGGTACTATCGATAGAAAGCCAGTCGTTGAAAAGAGCTTTATTTACTTATGGATGAGTGCCGTGGTTGCGATTTTTGTATTCTACGGTTTTAAAAAATTTGGCGGAAGAGAATACTGGGAGTTCCCACCGCTTCTCGGCTTGCCTATTCTGGCCTCCTGGCTGTGCCTAATGTATAGCTACTATACGTCGTGGACAAAAGGAAAAAAGAATCCCCCGCTTTATGTCTGGATGTGGTCAACCGGTATCCTGTTCTTCCTGATCACTTTTGCTGAGCAAAATCTTTACCAACTATCCTGGTTCAGGCAATCATTTCTTAGAGAGATCACTGTACAATGGAAATCCAACGGATCAATGGTTGGCGCATGGAACCAAATGATATACGGCACTTCGCTTTATATAATGGTAAAGATGAGCGGTAGTGAGCAGATCGCACGCGGGCGAAAGACATTTTTCTTTTATTTTTTAGGGTTGGCTAATCTGATGTTTAACTGGGGACATCATATCTACAATGTGCCGGCAGCCTCATGGATACGCCATGTTTCTTACGCTATTAGCATGACCGAATGGTTGATTCTCATCAGTATTATACAAGGGTTCAAGGCAAAACTGTCAGAGCAAAGAAAATACAGGCACTTGTTAAGCTACAGGTTCCTTATAGCATCTGAATATTGGATTTTCCTCAATCTTTTGCTGGCCCTATTCATGTCGATACCTGCTGTAAATCGTTATACGCATGGCACGCATATCACAGTAGCCCATGCTATGGGTGCCACCATTGGGATCAACACAATGATACTCCTGGCCTCCTTTGGCTATATTATCAAAATTGACCGACTCAAAACTGTCAACAAAAAATACATTAGAATTGGGTTTACTGTAACACAGGTCAGTCTCCTGGTTTTCTGGTTGTCATTGATAGCCGCGGGGGTAACAAAAGGTTACCGGGATGTCGTATTGCACATTTCACCGTTCCAGGAATTGATGAACCCAGTTAATACCGTTTTGCATGTTTTCGCTATTGCCGGGATTGTATTGTTTGCAGGGATGACGGTAATCATATTCAACTATTTTAAAGCGCTTGCCCTGATGAGGCCAAACCAGGAAAAAACATTCTCAAAAAGTAATGGCCTTATTGGAGTGAACCCAATATCATATGACCCTAGTCAGGTAGAAAATGTTAAACATTTTGTCAGACCACTGCAATAA
- a CDS encoding c-type cytochrome, whose translation MIRWIWLSLFVCFSGYTLLVYRECDNTQTRADSAALAGMQTWQDKNCQSCHQLYGLGGYMGPDLTNVASETGKGAEYMTSFIKHGSGRMPNFNLSNAEVANVIAFLQWVDKSGQSKVNPSAVHWTGTYSIPQK comes from the coding sequence ATGATCCGATGGATTTGGCTATCATTGTTCGTTTGTTTCAGCGGCTATACCTTGTTAGTTTATCGCGAATGTGATAACACCCAGACGAGAGCGGATTCTGCAGCATTAGCCGGCATGCAAACATGGCAGGATAAAAATTGCCAGAGCTGCCACCAGCTTTATGGACTAGGAGGATATATGGGACCAGACCTCACGAATGTTGCGTCAGAGACAGGAAAGGGTGCAGAATACATGACGAGCTTTATCAAACATGGCAGCGGCAGAATGCCAAATTTCAACCTTTCCAACGCAGAAGTAGCCAATGTCATTGCATTTCTTCAATGGGTTGATAAATCCGGTCAGTCTAAGGTAAATCCATCTGCTGTGCACTGGACAGGAACATATAGCATACCCCAGAAATAA
- a CDS encoding fasciclin domain-containing protein: MKKISIVLIAAITSIFATSCTSESERPASNTTTNTSEPAQTGQSGVQDDISQKNVVQVAVGSKDHSTLVAAVQQAELVDALSNAGPFTVFAPINAAFDKLPAGTVDDLMKDENKEKLADILQYHVFVGVLKEDMIQDGQSLGQVNGGNITISKSGSDILINKTAKVLATVPASNGIVYVIDGVLLPQ, encoded by the coding sequence ATGAAAAAGATATCGATAGTACTTATTGCAGCAATCACTTCAATTTTTGCAACAAGCTGCACCAGCGAATCAGAGAGACCAGCATCTAATACAACAACAAATACGTCCGAACCGGCTCAAACGGGCCAGTCGGGTGTGCAGGATGATATCTCACAAAAGAATGTTGTGCAGGTAGCTGTCGGAAGTAAAGACCACTCAACACTCGTGGCTGCCGTCCAGCAGGCCGAGCTAGTCGACGCACTTAGCAACGCCGGTCCATTTACAGTTTTCGCTCCAATTAACGCAGCGTTTGATAAGCTGCCCGCAGGTACCGTTGACGACCTGATGAAAGATGAGAACAAAGAGAAACTGGCCGATATACTACAGTATCATGTGTTCGTTGGTGTGCTTAAGGAAGACATGATACAGGATGGTCAAAGCCTAGGACAAGTGAATGGTGGTAATATTACCATCAGCAAATCCGGATCAGATATCCTAATCAACAAAACGGCAAAAGTGTTGGCCACAGTGCCGGCCTCAAACGGTATTGTATACGTGATAGATGGTGTATTGCTACCGCAGTAA
- a CDS encoding Crp/Fnr family transcriptional regulator — protein sequence MGAAELNEFDNNKSCIVFKKGQTIFSEHSFPNGIFCINEGKVKVVHIGNDGKEQIVRLLINGSLIGYRALLSETKYTASAIAIEESRLCFIPKNAFLKAIKTDANLSMQLIKLLASELGHAEQTITDIAQKTVRERMAEALLLLKEKYGLEPDGATINVTLSRDDIASLVGTVTETAIRLLAYYKQTKVVDLVGKKIKILDMNALVRSANIQY from the coding sequence TTGGGAGCTGCGGAGCTGAACGAGTTTGATAATAATAAATCATGCATCGTTTTCAAAAAAGGGCAAACGATCTTCAGCGAGCACTCTTTTCCGAATGGCATATTCTGTATTAACGAGGGCAAAGTAAAGGTGGTTCATATAGGTAACGACGGCAAAGAACAGATTGTTCGCCTTCTTATAAATGGCAGCCTAATCGGGTATCGCGCATTGCTTAGCGAAACAAAATATACCGCAAGTGCAATAGCCATTGAAGAATCCAGGCTGTGTTTTATTCCCAAAAATGCTTTTCTAAAAGCAATAAAAACAGATGCTAATCTTTCCATGCAGCTAATAAAATTGTTGGCATCAGAATTGGGTCACGCAGAACAAACCATCACCGATATTGCACAAAAAACCGTGAGGGAGCGAATGGCAGAAGCTCTGTTGTTGCTTAAAGAAAAGTATGGTCTTGAACCCGATGGAGCTACTATTAATGTGACCCTCTCGCGCGATGATATCGCCAGCCTTGTGGGCACCGTAACAGAAACGGCTATCAGACTACTGGCCTACTACAAGCAAACCAAAGTAGTAGATCTTGTTGGAAAGAAAATAAAGATCCTTGACATGAACGCTCTTGTTAGGTCAGCAAATATTCAGTACTGA
- a CDS encoding acyl-CoA thioesterase, giving the protein MKKTKSTTESEVVMTEVVYPNDANPMGMLQGGRLVQWMDTASAVCAQTHAGRIAVTALLDKVVFKSPARVGDIITINAKLVAAFSTSMEVCVQAWARKVISGDKHPVCEAYFTFVALDGNAKPASVPKLKLKTAEEQVLFEQAESRKLQRSKG; this is encoded by the coding sequence ATGAAGAAAACTAAATCAACGACCGAGTCTGAGGTAGTGATGACAGAAGTTGTCTATCCTAACGATGCAAACCCCATGGGAATGTTGCAAGGTGGAAGATTGGTTCAATGGATGGACACCGCATCGGCAGTGTGTGCACAAACTCATGCAGGTCGCATAGCCGTCACTGCTCTTCTCGATAAAGTTGTTTTTAAAAGTCCAGCCAGGGTCGGCGATATTATCACTATTAACGCAAAGCTGGTAGCCGCCTTTAGTACCTCAATGGAAGTGTGTGTCCAGGCATGGGCCAGGAAGGTAATAAGCGGGGATAAACATCCTGTGTGTGAAGCGTATTTTACATTCGTTGCGCTTGATGGGAATGCCAAACCAGCTTCCGTGCCAAAACTGAAATTAAAGACAGCAGAAGAACAGGTATTATTTGAGCAGGCAGAGTCTAGAAAGCTGCAGCGAAGTAAAGGGTAA
- the queD gene encoding 6-carboxytetrahydropterin synthase QueD: protein MMLVFKEFTFDAAHYLPNLPEGHKCRGLHGHTYRLKVSVEGEMDIANGWVIDFAELKKAVLPIIDLVDHKLLNEVDGLDNPTCEIVTVWLWNKLKPILPGLSSIELYETPTSGTFYNG, encoded by the coding sequence ATGATGTTAGTATTTAAAGAGTTTACCTTTGACGCTGCACACTACCTCCCCAATTTGCCAGAGGGGCATAAATGTAGGGGGCTTCACGGTCATACATATCGATTAAAGGTGTCGGTAGAAGGTGAGATGGATATTGCAAATGGTTGGGTCATAGATTTTGCCGAACTGAAAAAAGCTGTTTTGCCGATCATTGATCTGGTTGATCATAAGCTGTTGAATGAAGTAGACGGGCTGGACAATCCTACCTGTGAGATAGTTACTGTATGGTTATGGAATAAACTTAAGCCCATTCTTCCGGGCTTAAGTTCCATCGAGCTGTATGAAACGCCAACTTCTGGTACCTTTTACAACGGATAA